In Manis pentadactyla isolate mManPen7 chromosome 8, mManPen7.hap1, whole genome shotgun sequence, the following are encoded in one genomic region:
- the LOC130684521 gene encoding uncharacterized protein LOC130684521: MALAFPLRLALMLLRAEATAHLQEERLPFWTTVGLPNSRALLSSAPCSVHKALPQLVIQGAAAVAEVQGIPSRLVLKAPPWVGLGNLQPHLPLCCLVPFPPGAPLCSLLAHLLPLHLSPFSYLGFAPFGDACPPLAPVSDLPFSPSSRLRVRGLFSQRSSSRPGQPRPESLLRAEMEMQTRGGKAPSEMRRVGAGRSEALEPKTDLGSANPYGGKEFGELILC; encoded by the exons ATGGCGCTGGCTTTTCCCCTGAGGCTGGCTCTGATGCTGTTAAGAGCAGAAGCAACAGCACACCTCCAAGAGGAACGGCTCCCAT TCTGGACAACGGTGGGTTTGCCCAACAGCCGGGCACTGCTGAGCTCGGCTCCCTGCTCTGTGCACAAAGCTCTGCCTCAGCTTGTCATTCAGGGGGCTGCTGCCGTGGCAGAAGTCCAGGGAATCCCCTCGCGCTTAGTCCTGAAGGCACctccctgggtggg ACTGGGTAACTTGCAGCCCCACCTCCCACTCTGCTGTCTTGTCCCCTTTCCCCCCGGTGCCCCACTGTGCTCTCTCCTCGCTCACCTCTTACCCCTCCACCTTTCTCCTTTTTCCTACTTGGGATTTGCACCCTTTGGGGACGCCTGCCCCCCTCTGGCTCCTGTCTCTgaccttcccttttctcccagcTCCCGCCTGCGTGTGCGGGGACTGTTCTCCCAGCGCAGCTCATCCAGGCCCGGTCAGCCACGGCCCGAGTCTCTGCTCCGGGCCGAGATGGAGATGCAAACAAGAGGAGGGAAGGCGCCAAGCGAGATGCGCAGAGTGGGGGCGGGGAGATCAGAGGCCCTGGAGCCCAAAACGGACCTAGGAAGTGCG